The genomic DNA CCTTCGCGCGGGCGATATAGGCGTCGACTTCCTGCTCGAGCACGTCGAGCGGCAGCGCGCCCTGGCCGAGCACTGCCTCGTGGAAGGCGCGGATGTCGAACCGGTCGCCCAAAGCCGCTTCGGCCTTCCGCCGCAGCTCGATGATCTTGAGCTGGCCGATCTTGTAGCTCGTCGCCTGGCCCGGCCAGTTGATGTAGCGCTCCACCTCGCGGACGATGTCGGCTTCGCTGAGCAGCGAATTCTGCTGGAAATATTGGATCGCCCGCTCGCGGCTCCATCGCTTCGAGTGGAGGCCGGTATCGGTGACGAGCCGCACCGCGCGCCAGAGCTCTAGGCTGAGGTGGCCGAACTCCGAATAAGGATTCTGATAGAAGCCCATCTCCTTGCCGAGCCGCTCGGCGTAGAGACCCCAGCCTTCGACATAAGCGCCATAGCCGCCGAACAGCCGGAACTTGGGAATGCCGGTCAGTTCCATCTGGCGGGCGAGCTGGAAATGATGGCCGGGCGCACCCTCATGATAGCTGATGCCCTCGATCTGGGGCTTCAGCACCTGCGTCATGTCGGCGAGATTGACGTAATAGATGCCGGGCCGCGACCCGTCCGGCGCCGGGCGGTTGTAGAAGGCGACGGAGGCCGTGCCCTCGCGGAACTTCTCCACCGCGCGCACCTCAAGCGGTGCCTTGGGCAGCCGCTCGAACCATTGCGGCGCCTTGTCCATCACCTGCGCGATGAAGGCCTTGGCGTCGGTCAGATATTGCTGCCGGCCCGCTTCACTGTTCGGATATTTGAACTGCTTGCCGGTCTTGATGTGCTGGAAGAATTGTTGGAGCGTGCCCTTGAAGCCGACCCGCTGCTTGATCGCCTCCATCTCGCCCTGGATGCGCTTCACCTCGTCCAGCCCGATCTGGTGGATCTGGTCGGCGGTGAGGTCGGTGGTGGTGAACATGCGCAGGCGATTGGCGTAATATTCGTCGCCGCGCGGCAGGCTCCAGACGCCGTCATTGCCTTTCGCCTGCGGCTCGATCTCGTCGAGGACGGAGAAGAAGGTTTGGTAGCCCTGGCGGAACGGGCCAGTGAGCGCGGTGCGTGCCTCGCCGATCAGCCGCTCCTTCTCCGCCGCGGGGGCGTCGAGCTTGCCGACCTTCGTCTTGAAATCGGCGAAGAGGGCGCTGTCCGCGCCTTTGTCGAACGGCGCGCCGGTGACGATCTTCTTCGCATCCGCGCGCACCGGCGCGAAGTTGAGCTTGGGCGGCACGATCCCCATGCGCGCCTGGCCGCGCATCTCGTCCGCCACCTCGCGCATCACCCGATCGACCGCCTTCAGCCGCGACACATAGGCTTCGGCATCGGCGACGCTGTCGATGCGGTGCTGGTTGATGAGTAGGACGGGGATGTCGCCCGCAGGGCTGCCGTTGGTGGAGACGGGGAAGCCATAGCGCCGCCACTCGAAATTCTCGCGGCCATTTGTCACCTGCTGCTCGTAGAGCCGGTAGCTGAGCTGGCCCGCCGGGCTGAGACCCTCCAGCGTGAATTGCGATTTCATCGCCGCGAGCTGTGCGTCCGCCATCGCCCGCTGCCGCTGCGCTTCGGCATCGGTATAGTCGTCGAGTTCGCCGTAGCGCTCCTTGCTGCCCAGCGCGGTCAGCGATTCCGGGCTGCGCGCGACCATCTCGTCGAAGCCCTTGTCGAGGAAGGCGAGCAGTCGCGCATCCTCGGCGGCCGGATCGGCGGCGGGCTGCGTCGCTGTGGCCGACGGCGGCGCACCGGCGACCGAAGCGCCCTGCGGCGCGGTCGCGCAGGCGGTGGTGGCGAGCAGGAGGGCGGCGATCGAAAGCTGCTTCAAGAGACTTCCCCTTTTTCGGACCACGGCTTTGTAGCGGCTCACCCCCGCACGTCCACCGTCAGCCGCGATGCTCTTCCATCCAGCACGGATCCCAAGACGGCTCGGGGCCGAAGCGCGCGGCGAGGAACTCGACCAAGGCGCGGACCCGCGCCGTCGTCGCGCGGCCGGGCGGCATCACGACGTGGAGGCCGTTTTCCTCGAGCGGATAATCGAGCAGGATCGGAACGAGCGTCTTGGCCTCGATGGCGGGGGCGGCGATGAAGGTCGGCAGGATGACGATGCCGAGCCCCGCGACCGCCGCCTCGCGCAGCAACTCGCCATTGTCGGCGCGCAGCCGCGTCGCGCCGCGCACCGTCTCCCAGGCATTGCCGATGCGGAAGCGCCACTGGTTGCCGCGGCCGCTGTTGCCGTAGACGAGCAGATCGTGGCCTGAGAGTTCGCGCGGATGCTTCGGCGTGCCGCGCGCCGCGAGATAGGCGGGGCTGGCGAGGAGGACGGCACGGACCGGCGCGATCTTGCGGGCGATGAGCGCGGAATCGGGCAGCGATCCGATCCGCACGGCGAGATCGAAGCCGCCGCCGACCAGATCGACGGTGCGGTCGTCGAGCGAAATGTCGAGCTCGACCCGCGGGTGCGCGGCGGCGAATTCGGCCAGCGCGGGGGCGAGATGCTCGACGCCGAAGGAGAGGGGGGCGGCGATGCGGATCGGCCCCGCGATCTGCGTCACCGCATCGGCCACCACCTCGCGCGCCGCATCGAGATCGGCAAGGATGTTGGACGCGCGCTCGTAATAGGATTGGCCGATGTCGGTGGGCTGCGCGCCCTGCGCACTGCGCGTCAGCAGCCGGGCGCCGAGCTGCTCCTCGAGCCGCGCGACGCGGCGGCTGAGGATCGATTTGGAGACGCCCATCCGTTCCGCGGCCCGCGCGAAGCCGCCCGCTTCCACGACCCGGACGAAGCCGAGCACATCCACGAGATCGATCGATTGCCGTTCCATAAGATGCAACACCATGATGACGGATGCTTGCCTATCGGCAACACTGCTAGCCGCCTATCTCGCTCTCCACAAGGACAGGAGGCGAATATGCAGAAGTTTCTGGTCATCGACAGCGCGGTCACTGGCGCGCAATCGGTGTCGCGCAAGCTGACCGACGGCCTGGTCTCCGCGCTTGCGGGCGAAGAGGGTGCCGTCGTGACGCGGCGCGATGTCGGCCACACGCCGATCCCGCACCTCACCGAAGCGACCGTCGGCGCGATCCGCGGCGCCGAGGCGGAAAGCGCAGAAGCACGCGCCGCGCTGGCGCTGTCAGACACGCTGGTCGCCGAATTGTTCGATGCCGATGTCATCGTCGTCGCGGTGCCGATGTACAATTTCGGCATGCCCTCGACGCTGAAGGCGTGGTTCGATCATGTGCTGCGCGCCAAGGTCACCTTCCAATATGGCGCCAACGGAGCAGAGGGCCTGCTCAAGAACAAACGCGCGATCATCGTTTCCACCCGCGCCGGCGGCTATGCCGAAGGCGACGGCGCGGCGATGGACTCGCAGGAACCGCACGTGCGCACCCTGCTCGGCTTCATGGGGATCACGGACGTTGAGGTGGTGCGCGCCGAGAAGCTCGCGTTCGGACCCGAAGTCGCGGAGACCGCGATCGCTGATGCCGGGCATGCGCTCGGCCGCGCCGTCCGCGCCCCGCTCGCACTCGCCGCCTGACGCGGCCAATAGGATAGAGAGGAGAATATCATGATCGACATTCGCCCCTTCGCTTCGCTCGGCCACGCCGATCATGGCTGGCTCGACGCGCGGCATCATTTCTCGTTCGCCAGCTACCACGACAATGATCGCATGGGCTGGGGCGCGATCCGCGTCTGGAACGACGATACGATCGCCGCCAAGTCCGGTTTCCCGCCGCACCCGCACTCGGACATGGAGATCATCACCTATGTCCGCTCGGGCGCGATCTCGCACCGCGACTCGATGGGCAATGAAGGCCGCACCGGCGCGGGCGACGTGCAGGTGATGTCGGCCGGCACCGGCGTTACCCATGCGGAGTACAATCTGGAGGACGAGGCGACGACGTTGTTCCAGATCTGGGTGCTGACCGACGAGCGCGGCGCAAAGCCGAGCTGGGGCGCCAAGCCCTTCCCGAAGGACGAGCGCGCCGGCAGCTTCGTGACGCTGGCGAGCGGCTTCGACGAGGACGGCGATGCGCTCAAAATCAACGCCGCCGCCCGCGTTATGGGCGCGACGCTGAAGGCAGGCGAGAGCGCCGAACTCAGCCTCGATCCGGCGCGGCACACCTATCTCGTTGCGGTCGGCGGCGCGGTGGAGGTCAATGGCCAGCGGGCCGAGCCGCGCGACGGCATTGCCGTTACCGGCGAGGCGGCGATCGCGATCCGTGCGATCGACGATGCCGAGATCGTGCTGGTCGACGCGCGCTGAAATGACCGGCGGCCGAGGCGTTCGTGCTCCGGCCGCCACCCATGTCGGATGGTCGGCGGGGCCAAAATGCCCTATAAGGACGACCAAGCGTTGGCGACTCGCTACCTGGTGCCCACCCCGCAGCGTGTCGCCCGGCCCCGGCCGGGGGAGGCCGGGGCCTTTTGTATGCGCTTTAGGCGATGCGCCCGATCCCCGATTGCGCTATAAGGCTGTTGCAGCTTTGCATCGCGGCGCTCCCATCGTGGGACATCCCCAAAAGAGGGTATGCGCCGCTATGCGGCACCCTGCTATTTCCACGGTATCGCAGCCGATGTCCGCTGCGGCTGTCAGAGTACGGGAGTCTTGTAGTGATGCCAGGTGAAGATCGCGAGAGCACCCCGGTGCGGGCGCCAGGCCTCGGCAAGCTCGCGCACCCGCCGCTCGCTGGGCTTTTCGGGGAGGCCCAGCAGACGACCTACCTCGTGCTGGACGGCAAGGTCCCCGGCCGGCCAGATATCCCCTCTGCCTTCGGCAAAAAGGAGATAGATCTCGGCACTCCAGCGGCCGATGCCGCGGATGACGACGAGCTGGGCGATGGCGGCTTCGTCAGCTTCAGCTAGATTGTCGAGATCGAGCCGGCCGGACGCGATTTCCTCGGCTAGGCTGCGCGCATAGCTCATCTTCTGGCGCGACAGGCCGGCGCCGCGCAACGCTTCGTCGCTCGCCGCCGCCAGTGCCGCGGGATCGGCGATGTCGCCCACCGCCGCTTCCAGCTTCGTCCAGATCGACCGTGCCGCATGGACGCTCACCTGCTGGCCGATGATCGTTCGCAGCAACGTGACATAACCGCGCTCGCTCACCCGCGGTTCGGGATAGCCGACGCGCTCCAGCGCCGCCGCGAAGCGCGGCTCGATCTTCGCCAGCGCGTCCAGCGACTCGTTCAGCGCTTCCTGGCTCAGCCCCATCGATTTTCGTCCTGCCCTTGATCCCGAGCATGCCGCCTAGCATAGCCGCGCCGCCCGCCCACTCCCGTTTCTTGCGAAGGATCGCCATGCCCCGCCTCACCATCGTCACCCGTGCCGGGGACGAGCATGTCATCGACGCCCGCGCCGGCTACAGCGTGATGGAAGCGATCCGCGACGCGGGGTTCGACGAACTGCTGGCGCTGTGCGGCGGCTGCCTCTCGTGCGCGACCTGCCACGTCCATGTCGATCCCGAATGGACCGGCCGCCTGAAGCCGCGGAGTGAGGACGAGGACGATCTGCTCGACGCTTCCGATCACCGCACCGAGGAGAGCCGCCTGTCCTGCCAGATCGAACTCGACGACGGCCTCGACGGCCTTCGCGTCACCATCGCGCCGGAGGATTGAGCGCCGCTACTTCGCGAAGCGAACGACGGCGGTGGGAACGGTCTGGCTGGTCGGCGTCACCTCCCAGACGACCTTGGTTCCGGGCCCGGGCGCGGTGCCGGATTCATTGTTCTGCATCAGCAATTCTGCGTCGGTGGTGAAGGTGAAGCTGCCGGCGCGCTCCTTCATGCCGTCCTTGTCGGGGGAGACGCCCATATCGTTGGGGCTGGTCTCCTTGCCGAATGCCGGCGCCTTCACTCGCGCCGTGCCGTCGCGCCGCACCTCGACCGCCACCCAGGGGACGATCGCGCCGGCGTCGCCATTGAACGGAAAGACGAAGCCGCGGTCGAGCGTGCCCGACAGCGCATAATCGACGCGGAACTTGCCGCCGCCCAGATATTCGGCCGATCGGTAGCCGACCTCCTTGGCCAGCGCCTCGGCGATCGCGCGGCGCTTGGCGATCTCGTCCCCGGTCTCGACCTTGGGCGTCGGCGCAGCCTTGGGAGCGTCGCCGTCCTCGGTGGACGGTGAGGAGTTCATCTCGGCGGCCGGATCGAGCAGGATCGCCTCGCCGGCATAAGTGAAGGTGAAGCTGCGGTCCTTGCGGATGTCGAGCGTGGAGGTGAAGCGCCCCGGTGTCAGCAGGCACGAGGCCAGCAGACACGGTGCCACCAGCGCCAGCACGAACCGTCCCATTCGCCCCATTCGCATAGCCCGATCCCCCCGGTCAGCGCGCTCCCGTCACCGCCGCATATAGCGCGATCGCGGCGGCGTTGGAAACATTGAGGCTCTCGATCCGCTCGGAGATCGGCAGCTTCGCCAGGGCGTCGCAATGCTGCGCCGTGTTCTGACGCATTCCTTCGCCCTCGGCGCCCAGCACCAGGGCGACGCGCGGCGGACCGATGGCCTCGCCGAGCGTCATCTCCGCCTCACCGGCGAGCCCGATCCGCCAGAAACCGGCCTCAGCGATGTCTTCGAGCGCACGGGCAAGGTTCACCACGCGTACCCACGGCACCAACTCGAGCGCGCCGCTCGCCGCCCGTGCCAGCGCGCCGGATTCGGGCGGCGCGTGCCGGTCCTGCGTGACGATGCCGAGCGCGTTGAACGCTGCCGCCGAGCGCAGGATCGCGCCGACATTGTGCGGATCCGTGACCTGATCGAGCACCAGCAAGGGGCGCCCGTCTTCGGCCTGATCCAGCAGATCGGCGAGGTGGATGTCCTCTAGCGGATCGGCTTCGAGCACCAGCCCCTGATGCGGCGCATCGTGCGGCACCAGCCGCCCGAGATCGGCGACATCGGCATAGGTGACCTGCAATCCGTCGGGGATGACGATCTTCGATGCCGCCTCGTGCGTCGCCCAGAGGCGCAGCAGCCGCCGGTCGGGATTGTCGAGCGCGGCATAGACGGCGTGCCGCCCCCACAGCCGCGGCTTGCCGGGGGTGCCTTTCTGCGGCTTGGGTCCACGCCGCCTCATTCGCCCGGCTTCGCATATTCGAAGGGATCGGCCGGGGCAGGGCGCGCCGGGACCGGCATCCGCGGTAGCGGTTCGTCGGCGTTCGCCGCCTTGAGAAGCAGCGAGGCGAGTACGAGCGCGGCCTGGCGCAGATCCTCGGCCTTCAAATGGTCATACGTATCGAGATTGGTGTGGTGGATGCGGCTGCCGTAATCGAGCGGATCCTGGATGAACTGGAAGGCCGGGATGCCGACCGCCGACATGAAGAGATGGTCGGTCCCTTCCGTCGGCTGCGGTGAGACCGTCGTCACGCCCATGCCCGCGAAGGGCGCAATCCATTCGCGCAGCGTCGGCATCGCCGCGACATTGCCCTCCGCATAGATGCCGCGCAGCTTGCCCGAGCCGTTGTCGATGTTGAAATAAGCGGTCAGGTCACGGTGGCCCGGCTTCGGTGTGACCGGCCAGCGCAGCCGCCACGTGTAATAAGGACTGAGCGCCGCCTGCGCCGGATCGGTCAGCTCTGGCCGGCTCGCCAGATATTTTTCGACATAGGCGATCGATCCGAGCAGCGCCTGCTCCTCGCCGTTCCAGAGCGCGAAGCGGATCGTGCGCTTGGGGTGCACGCCGAGCGTCGCGAGGATGCGCGCGGCTTCCATCACGACGGCACTGCCCGCCGCATTGTCCTGCGCGCCGTCGCCCGCGACCCAGGAATCGAGGTGCGCGCCGGCCATGACATAGCCCGCACGGGGATCGCTGCCCGGCAGATCGGCGAGGATATTGTAGGCCTTGGTGTCTTCGTCGTGGAACCGCACGTCGCTGCTGATCGCCAGCGTGGGCGGGGTCGCGGTGAGCGCGAGACGCGCCAGCCGCCGATAATCCTCCGCCGCCATCTCCATGCCGGACAGCGCCGGGGTACGGCCAACCTGATAGCTATAGCCGGTGCCGTGCAGCAGTCCGCCGTCGCGCGGAGAGATCCGCACCCAGGCGAGCGCGCCCTCCTGCTTCAGAAAGGCGTCGCGCTGCTCCTCGAACGCCGCCTGCTTCAATTGCTTGGCGATCTCGGTTTCGGAAAATGCAGGCTGCTCATAATCGCCGAGCTTGGCCAGGTCTTCGCTGGTCAGGCGGCGAAAGGCGGGCCGCTCGGGCTCCGAGCCTGCCCCGGGGTGCGACACAAGCACGATCTTGCCGGAGAGCTTGCCGCGCCATTGGGCGAAATCCTCGGCCTCCTTCATCGGCGCCACGACGATCTGGGCAGAGACCGTGCCGTCGGTCGGCGGCGTCCAGGCGACCGGGATGGCGCGCAGATTGATCCTCCGCGGCGCCGTCATCACGGCGCTCGACGACACTATAGACCAGCCGCGGCCGAACTCGAACGGATCGGCGCGGACGTTGGAAAGGCCCCAGTCGCGGAATCGTTGCTGCGTCCACCGCTCCGCCTCGCGCATCTGCGGGCTGTTCGTCATCCGGCCGCCGATGGAATCGGTGAGATGCGCCGCGGTCTGCATCACTTCACTGTGGTTGAGCGCCTGATCGATGATCCGGTTCTGGACCGGCGTGTCGGGGGCTTTTTGCGCGATTGCCGGCGCCGCGAGGGCGATGGCGGCGATGGCGGCAGCAAGGCGGAAGCGCATGCGACGTGTCTCCGGGGGGATTCGGACGGTGGTGGGTGGCTTACCATCGGATCGTGCGCAGACAATCCTTCGCCGCTCCGCGCAATTGTTGACAGCGCGGGGTGCGAGCGTCATTTAGCCGCCTCCCGCCGATCCCGGCGCGGCCCCAAGGACAGGTGGCCGAGTGGTTAAAGGCAGCAGACTGTAAATCTGCCCGCGCAAGCGTACGCTGGTTCGAATCCAGCCCTGTCCACCATATTCGCCCGGAGACAGCCGGTACGGAGCCCGACGATGAGCAAGACAATCACGCTGGTTCTGAGCGAGGATGAGGCCGAGATCATCGTCGATGCGCTCGAGACCGACTTCGAGGGCTATAACGACGCAGCCAAGGACGCGCGGGCGAACGGCGCGCGCGCCGATGTCGCGACCTTCACCGAAGCCGCGACGCGGATCACGGCGGTGAAGGACAAGGTTCGCGCCGCAATCGGCTGAGCCTCAGGCGATCCCCTCGGTTTCCATTGCCTTTCGGATCGAAGGCCGCTCCTTCAGCCGCGCGTAATAAGCATCGAGCCGGGCGGGG from Allosphingosinicella indica includes the following:
- a CDS encoding DUF885 domain-containing protein yields the protein MKQLSIAALLLATTACATAPQGASVAGAPPSATATQPAADPAAEDARLLAFLDKGFDEMVARSPESLTALGSKERYGELDDYTDAEAQRQRAMADAQLAAMKSQFTLEGLSPAGQLSYRLYEQQVTNGRENFEWRRYGFPVSTNGSPAGDIPVLLINQHRIDSVADAEAYVSRLKAVDRVMREVADEMRGQARMGIVPPKLNFAPVRADAKKIVTGAPFDKGADSALFADFKTKVGKLDAPAAEKERLIGEARTALTGPFRQGYQTFFSVLDEIEPQAKGNDGVWSLPRGDEYYANRLRMFTTTDLTADQIHQIGLDEVKRIQGEMEAIKQRVGFKGTLQQFFQHIKTGKQFKYPNSEAGRQQYLTDAKAFIAQVMDKAPQWFERLPKAPLEVRAVEKFREGTASVAFYNRPAPDGSRPGIYYVNLADMTQVLKPQIEGISYHEGAPGHHFQLARQMELTGIPKFRLFGGYGAYVEGWGLYAERLGKEMGFYQNPYSEFGHLSLELWRAVRLVTDTGLHSKRWSRERAIQYFQQNSLLSEADIVREVERYINWPGQATSYKIGQLKIIELRRKAEAALGDRFDIRAFHEAVLGQGALPLDVLEQEVDAYIARAKG
- a CDS encoding LysR family transcriptional regulator — encoded protein: MVLHLMERQSIDLVDVLGFVRVVEAGGFARAAERMGVSKSILSRRVARLEEQLGARLLTRSAQGAQPTDIGQSYYERASNILADLDAAREVVADAVTQIAGPIRIAAPLSFGVEHLAPALAEFAAAHPRVELDISLDDRTVDLVGGGFDLAVRIGSLPDSALIARKIAPVRAVLLASPAYLAARGTPKHPRELSGHDLLVYGNSGRGNQWRFRIGNAWETVRGATRLRADNGELLREAAVAGLGIVILPTFIAAPAIEAKTLVPILLDYPLEENGLHVVMPPGRATTARVRALVEFLAARFGPEPSWDPCWMEEHRG
- a CDS encoding FMN-dependent NADH-azoreductase: MQKFLVIDSAVTGAQSVSRKLTDGLVSALAGEEGAVVTRRDVGHTPIPHLTEATVGAIRGAEAESAEARAALALSDTLVAELFDADVIVVAVPMYNFGMPSTLKAWFDHVLRAKVTFQYGANGAEGLLKNKRAIIVSTRAGGYAEGDGAAMDSQEPHVRTLLGFMGITDVEVVRAEKLAFGPEVAETAIADAGHALGRAVRAPLALAA
- a CDS encoding pirin family protein; the protein is MIDIRPFASLGHADHGWLDARHHFSFASYHDNDRMGWGAIRVWNDDTIAAKSGFPPHPHSDMEIITYVRSGAISHRDSMGNEGRTGAGDVQVMSAGTGVTHAEYNLEDEATTLFQIWVLTDERGAKPSWGAKPFPKDERAGSFVTLASGFDEDGDALKINAAARVMGATLKAGESAELSLDPARHTYLVAVGGAVEVNGQRAEPRDGIAVTGEAAIAIRAIDDAEIVLVDAR
- a CDS encoding DNA-3-methyladenine glycosylase family protein, which gives rise to MGLSQEALNESLDALAKIEPRFAAALERVGYPEPRVSERGYVTLLRTIIGQQVSVHAARSIWTKLEAAVGDIADPAALAAASDEALRGAGLSRQKMSYARSLAEEIASGRLDLDNLAEADEAAIAQLVVIRGIGRWSAEIYLLFAEGRGDIWPAGDLAVQHEVGRLLGLPEKPSERRVRELAEAWRPHRGALAIFTWHHYKTPVL
- a CDS encoding 2Fe-2S iron-sulfur cluster-binding protein, with translation MPRLTIVTRAGDEHVIDARAGYSVMEAIRDAGFDELLALCGGCLSCATCHVHVDPEWTGRLKPRSEDEDDLLDASDHRTEESRLSCQIELDDGLDGLRVTIAPED
- the rlmB gene encoding 23S rRNA (guanosine(2251)-2'-O)-methyltransferase RlmB; this encodes MRRRGPKPQKGTPGKPRLWGRHAVYAALDNPDRRLLRLWATHEAASKIVIPDGLQVTYADVADLGRLVPHDAPHQGLVLEADPLEDIHLADLLDQAEDGRPLLVLDQVTDPHNVGAILRSAAAFNALGIVTQDRHAPPESGALARAASGALELVPWVRVVNLARALEDIAEAGFWRIGLAGEAEMTLGEAIGPPRVALVLGAEGEGMRQNTAQHCDALAKLPISERIESLNVSNAAAIALYAAVTGAR
- a CDS encoding M20/M25/M40 family metallo-hydrolase, with the protein product MRFRLAAAIAAIALAAPAIAQKAPDTPVQNRIIDQALNHSEVMQTAAHLTDSIGGRMTNSPQMREAERWTQQRFRDWGLSNVRADPFEFGRGWSIVSSSAVMTAPRRINLRAIPVAWTPPTDGTVSAQIVVAPMKEAEDFAQWRGKLSGKIVLVSHPGAGSEPERPAFRRLTSEDLAKLGDYEQPAFSETEIAKQLKQAAFEEQRDAFLKQEGALAWVRISPRDGGLLHGTGYSYQVGRTPALSGMEMAAEDYRRLARLALTATPPTLAISSDVRFHDEDTKAYNILADLPGSDPRAGYVMAGAHLDSWVAGDGAQDNAAGSAVVMEAARILATLGVHPKRTIRFALWNGEEQALLGSIAYVEKYLASRPELTDPAQAALSPYYTWRLRWPVTPKPGHRDLTAYFNIDNGSGKLRGIYAEGNVAAMPTLREWIAPFAGMGVTTVSPQPTEGTDHLFMSAVGIPAFQFIQDPLDYGSRIHHTNLDTYDHLKAEDLRQAALVLASLLLKAANADEPLPRMPVPARPAPADPFEYAKPGE